The following coding sequences are from one Candidatus Effluviviaceae Genus V sp. window:
- the dacB gene encoding D-alanyl-D-alanine carboxypeptidase/D-alanyl-D-alanine-endopeptidase, with the protein MRPRRRQEPVRRGRALAALALVAALVSAALAQPATAAEPAPADSSSAAGPGRRALERIDWVIESLLSRPELSGARVGVLVEGLHSGEVLYERNADELFIPASNMKIVTAAAALDILGPQYVYETVLSAGTPVMDGVLGDLYVTGHGDPSLVFEEMVRLAESLRLRGLERIAGDIVLDDTLFAVAGPVDPDAVDGDRAYHARVGALSFNFNAVAVRVSPGASSGDTAVVRLSPRTGFVEVRNRATTISSRSRSTVTVRRRSGDGGNVIVVEGRVPLGTGGRTYYRSLDDPTGWFGSALVAELDRAGVAFEGTIRRGATPDEAVGIAVHESKPVSLLVRDLGKYSNNFIAEQLVLAIAAERGHVPATTEAGAMEISEYLSEVAGHGDENGGTAFRVLDGSGFSRGNRLSPRVLVAVMRRALSTFETSYEFGGSLSVSGTDGTLSDRMGYPHLKRAVRAKTGLLDGVTGISGLMETLGGEEVLFSVLVNGFGCEAWRSHDMEHAILGSIREGR; encoded by the coding sequence ATGAGGCCGCGGAGACGACAGGAACCGGTCCGAAGAGGGAGGGCGCTCGCGGCCCTCGCCCTCGTCGCGGCGCTCGTGTCGGCCGCCCTCGCTCAGCCGGCAACGGCCGCCGAGCCGGCACCGGCCGACTCCTCGTCCGCCGCCGGGCCGGGGCGTCGGGCCCTGGAGCGCATCGATTGGGTCATCGAGTCGCTGCTGTCCCGGCCGGAGCTGTCCGGGGCGCGGGTCGGCGTGCTGGTCGAGGGACTTCACTCCGGAGAGGTCCTCTATGAGCGGAACGCGGACGAGCTCTTCATCCCCGCCTCGAACATGAAGATCGTGACGGCCGCCGCTGCGCTCGACATCCTGGGCCCGCAGTACGTCTACGAGACCGTGTTGTCGGCCGGAACGCCCGTCATGGACGGAGTGCTCGGCGACCTCTACGTGACCGGACACGGCGACCCATCGCTGGTCTTCGAGGAGATGGTCCGACTCGCCGAGTCGCTTCGCCTGCGGGGGCTCGAGCGCATAGCCGGCGACATCGTCCTCGACGACACGCTGTTCGCCGTCGCCGGTCCGGTCGACCCGGACGCAGTCGACGGTGACCGGGCCTATCACGCGCGCGTCGGAGCCCTCTCGTTCAACTTCAACGCGGTCGCCGTGCGCGTGAGCCCGGGTGCGTCCTCCGGTGACACGGCCGTCGTGCGGCTCTCGCCACGAACGGGGTTCGTGGAGGTCAGGAACCGGGCGACGACGATCTCCTCGAGATCGCGCTCGACCGTTACCGTCCGCCGGCGCAGCGGAGACGGCGGGAACGTCATCGTCGTCGAGGGGCGCGTGCCGCTGGGGACCGGCGGCCGAACGTACTACAGGAGCCTCGATGACCCGACGGGGTGGTTCGGCTCGGCGCTCGTCGCGGAGCTCGACCGGGCGGGCGTGGCATTCGAAGGTACGATACGGCGCGGGGCGACGCCGGACGAGGCCGTCGGAATCGCCGTCCACGAGTCGAAGCCGGTCTCTCTGCTGGTGAGGGACCTCGGCAAGTACAGCAACAACTTCATCGCCGAGCAGCTCGTTCTGGCGATCGCCGCGGAGCGGGGGCACGTCCCGGCGACGACGGAGGCCGGCGCGATGGAGATCTCCGAGTACCTGAGCGAGGTCGCCGGGCACGGCGATGAGAACGGCGGGACGGCGTTCCGCGTCCTTGACGGGTCCGGGTTCTCCAGGGGTAACCGGCTGTCCCCGAGGGTCCTCGTCGCCGTGATGCGACGTGCCCTGTCGACGTTCGAAACCTCGTACGAGTTCGGCGGGTCCCTCAGTGTGAGCGGCACCGACGGCACGCTCTCCGACCGGATGGGGTATCCCCATCTGAAGCGCGCTGTCAGGGCGAAGACGGGGCTTCTCGACGGCGTGACCGGTATCTCGGGGTTGATGGAGACGCTGGGTGGCGAGGAGGTGCTCTTCTCCGTTCTCGTTAACGGCTTCGGCTGCGAAGCGTGGCGCTCGCACGACATGGAGCATGCGATCCTCGGGTCGATCCGCGAGGGGCGCTGA
- a CDS encoding HAD hydrolase-like protein, which translates to MRRFDLVILDLDGTLYSSTRTTLGAVERAVNELNERHGLDLSVPDEATVLGGVGRTRDEFARVVLPDLDESLYDELDELIWKWENALISRGLGSLYDGARDALEGLEKKGYELAVATNAGADYMDHILDIFDLRRYFSAIRCAGCENTTDKAHLIRRILEELDTDPERSVMVGDRASDVDAAQRCGTASVGCTWGFGSRAELEAADRVADCLGELVTIIETWDGERPTVRISDIASKLPVSREPERRDPEGIDTVVLHCTAMPGWDVRDTATYHTQPNHISDEGCPTIAYAYFIEADGRAYRCLPDDVRAWHVGPWNDRSIGVCLAYEGADEAPPARQLEVAAAVCAHLVSRFGLSPDRVLAHRELEGTGFVVEDGRSVQRKECPGMRIDMDAFRDRVREHLEGSGDVEVCET; encoded by the coding sequence GTGAGACGCTTCGATCTGGTGATTCTCGATCTGGACGGAACGCTCTACTCGTCGACACGGACGACGCTCGGCGCGGTGGAGCGGGCCGTCAACGAGCTGAACGAACGGCATGGGTTGGATCTCTCCGTACCAGACGAGGCGACGGTCCTCGGCGGCGTCGGTCGGACGCGGGACGAGTTCGCCCGCGTCGTCCTTCCGGATCTCGACGAGAGCCTCTACGACGAGCTGGATGAGCTCATCTGGAAGTGGGAGAACGCGCTGATCTCGCGGGGGCTCGGCTCGCTCTACGACGGCGCGCGGGACGCACTCGAGGGCCTGGAGAAGAAGGGATACGAACTGGCGGTCGCGACGAATGCCGGGGCCGACTACATGGACCACATCCTGGACATCTTCGACCTTCGTCGTTACTTCTCGGCCATCCGCTGCGCAGGCTGCGAGAACACGACCGACAAGGCACACCTCATCCGGCGCATCCTCGAGGAACTCGATACGGACCCGGAACGCTCGGTCATGGTGGGTGACAGGGCGTCGGACGTCGATGCCGCACAACGATGCGGAACCGCGTCGGTGGGCTGCACGTGGGGGTTCGGCAGCAGGGCGGAGCTTGAGGCCGCCGACCGTGTCGCGGACTGCCTTGGTGAGCTTGTCACGATCATCGAGACGTGGGATGGTGAGCGTCCGACGGTGCGCATCAGCGACATCGCGTCGAAGCTCCCGGTCTCCAGGGAACCCGAGCGTCGCGACCCGGAGGGGATCGACACGGTCGTGCTCCACTGCACGGCGATGCCGGGATGGGACGTCCGTGACACGGCGACATACCACACGCAGCCGAACCACATCTCGGACGAGGGATGTCCCACGATCGCCTATGCGTACTTCATCGAGGCGGACGGACGCGCGTACCGCTGTCTGCCGGACGACGTCCGGGCATGGCACGTTGGCCCCTGGAACGACCGCTCCATCGGTGTCTGTCTGGCGTACGAGGGTGCCGACGAGGCCCCGCCGGCGCGCCAGCTGGAGGTCGCGGCAGCCGTGTGCGCCCATCTCGTCTCGCGGTTCGGACTGTCGCCCGATCGCGTGCTGGCACACCGCGAGCTCGAGGGCACCGGGTTCGTCGTCGAGGACGGCCGGAGCGTTCAGAGGAAGGAATGCCCGGGCATGAGGATCGACATGGATGCCTTCAGGGACCGTGTGCGGGAGCACCTTGAGGGGTCCGGTGATGTGGAGGTGTGCGAGACATGA
- a CDS encoding ribokinase, whose product MIFGLEMPEERAFDAVGLGLNAVDHLCVVGAFPEPDTKPRVDRFARSPGGQAASAMVVLSRLGYHTKYIGKVGGDEIGRFSLESIRSEGVDVADVVTVGGVTNQLAMIIVDTGRGERTILWHRPDDVATLPDEVAADAVSAGRVLLVDGHDAEAAARAAELARERGTLVVMDAESVKRGTRELVERVDVLLASRDFPERLTGETNLDRSFDLLRAMGPRVVGVTLGRLGSIVMTADGSVYGSPSFDVEVVDTTGAGDVYHGAFIAGLLEGWSVERTVDFANAAAALNCEGLGARFGPSSRREVEALVERQRRRPGQGRDCGLMCD is encoded by the coding sequence GTGATCTTCGGACTCGAGATGCCTGAAGAGCGCGCGTTCGACGCTGTGGGCCTCGGCCTGAACGCCGTCGATCACCTGTGTGTGGTCGGTGCCTTTCCGGAGCCCGATACGAAACCCCGCGTCGACCGGTTCGCGCGGTCGCCGGGAGGACAGGCTGCGAGCGCGATGGTCGTTCTGAGCCGCCTCGGGTATCACACCAAGTACATCGGGAAGGTCGGCGGCGACGAGATCGGTCGCTTCTCGCTCGAGAGCATCAGGTCCGAGGGGGTCGACGTCGCCGATGTCGTGACCGTCGGAGGCGTCACGAACCAGCTCGCCATGATCATCGTGGATACGGGGCGGGGAGAGAGGACGATCCTCTGGCATCGGCCCGACGATGTAGCTACCCTTCCGGATGAAGTCGCCGCCGACGCTGTGAGCGCGGGACGCGTGCTCCTGGTCGACGGTCACGACGCAGAGGCCGCCGCCCGGGCGGCCGAACTCGCGCGGGAGCGGGGAACGCTCGTCGTGATGGACGCGGAGTCCGTGAAGAGGGGGACGCGCGAGCTTGTCGAGAGGGTCGACGTCCTGCTGGCGTCGCGCGACTTCCCGGAGCGCCTGACGGGCGAGACGAACCTCGACCGGTCTTTCGATCTGCTGCGGGCGATGGGCCCGCGGGTGGTCGGCGTGACGCTAGGACGCCTTGGCTCGATCGTCATGACGGCGGACGGCTCGGTCTACGGCTCACCGTCCTTCGATGTTGAGGTCGTCGATACGACGGGCGCCGGCGACGTGTACCATGGCGCGTTCATCGCCGGTCTGCTCGAGGGATGGTCGGTCGAGCGGACGGTCGACTTCGCGAACGCGGCCGCGGCGCTCAACTGCGAGGGACTCGGAGCCCGTTTCGGACCATCGAGCCGACGTGAGGTAGAGGCTCTGGTCGAGCGGCAGAGGCGGCGACCGGGGCAGGGGCGCGACTGCGGACTGATGTGCGACTGA
- a CDS encoding MATE family efflux transporter, which produces MSDRQTNRSEPPERPQVDITEGNTLRNVLYMGIPSMIGFGAMTIYSLTDIYWVGRLGTAPVAAITLFAAIAWVLGSANQIVGTGSVALISRRFGEREYEATRDVIRQTLFLKAAIAVIMAAIGLLALESILGIMNADEAARSQAVVYGRIYFLGLPFMFSSYTIYTALRGVGDAPKAMYIMLLSTALNVGLDPVFIFGLDMGIAGAALATVLSATIAVLVGVVVLATGWANIRVPMWGRFRPRFRVMLQILKIGIPAGLNGILRSTGHWYVTALVATFGTVVVAAYGISGRILQLGILFAVGLNLGSSAIVGQNLGAQKKERARDAVVKSTLLVLGLTGILAAVEIAFARQILGVFTNDAGVIESGVLLVRIFAVSQILIGMHIVLSSAFWGSGHTWPPTIVTAIVQWAVQIPLILVVIHVIGGSETMVWWTMLVAAVIEVLLTYLWFRRGSWMHREV; this is translated from the coding sequence ATGTCGGACCGGCAGACGAATCGATCAGAGCCGCCCGAGCGGCCCCAGGTCGACATCACCGAGGGGAACACCCTGCGGAACGTCCTGTACATGGGCATTCCCTCGATGATCGGCTTCGGCGCGATGACGATCTACAGCCTGACCGATATCTACTGGGTCGGCAGGCTGGGAACTGCTCCCGTCGCCGCCATCACGCTCTTCGCCGCCATCGCCTGGGTGCTCGGTTCGGCGAACCAGATCGTCGGGACGGGTTCGGTGGCGCTCATATCGAGGCGCTTCGGCGAGCGTGAGTACGAGGCCACGCGCGACGTCATCCGTCAGACCCTCTTCCTGAAGGCGGCCATCGCCGTCATCATGGCGGCGATCGGTCTCCTGGCACTCGAGTCGATCCTCGGCATCATGAACGCGGACGAGGCGGCGCGGTCGCAGGCGGTCGTTTACGGCAGGATCTACTTCCTCGGCCTTCCGTTCATGTTCTCCTCGTACACGATCTACACCGCGCTCCGCGGCGTCGGAGACGCGCCGAAGGCCATGTACATCATGCTCCTGTCGACCGCCCTGAACGTCGGCCTCGACCCTGTCTTCATCTTCGGGCTGGACATGGGGATCGCCGGCGCGGCGCTGGCGACCGTTCTCTCCGCCACGATCGCCGTTCTCGTCGGTGTCGTGGTGCTGGCGACCGGCTGGGCCAACATCCGGGTGCCGATGTGGGGGCGCTTCCGGCCCCGCTTCCGTGTGATGCTGCAGATCCTGAAGATCGGGATTCCCGCGGGCCTGAACGGCATTCTGAGAAGCACCGGCCACTGGTACGTCACGGCGCTCGTCGCGACCTTCGGGACGGTCGTCGTCGCGGCCTACGGAATCAGCGGAAGGATCCTGCAGCTCGGCATCCTGTTCGCCGTCGGGCTCAATCTGGGCTCGAGCGCCATCGTCGGACAGAACCTCGGAGCGCAGAAGAAGGAGAGGGCGCGCGATGCGGTCGTCAAGTCGACCCTTCTCGTGCTCGGTCTGACGGGCATCCTCGCGGCCGTCGAAATCGCGTTCGCACGACAGATCCTCGGCGTCTTCACGAACGACGCCGGCGTCATCGAATCGGGCGTTCTCCTCGTCCGCATCTTCGCCGTGTCGCAGATTCTCATCGGCATGCACATCGTCCTCTCCTCCGCTTTCTGGGGTTCCGGTCACACGTGGCCCCCGACCATCGTGACGGCCATCGTGCAGTGGGCGGTTCAGATCCCGCTCATCCTGGTCGTCATCCACGTGATCGGCGGGTCCGAGACGATGGTGTGGTGGACGATGCTCGTCGCTGCAGTGATTGAGGTGCTTCTGACCTACCTCTGGTTCCGACGCGGCAGCTGGATGCACCGGGAGGTCTGA